A DNA window from Candidatus Binataceae bacterium contains the following coding sequences:
- a CDS encoding ABC transporter permease: MIRFLLKRLLLMIPLILGITFISFCAMSLVPGNFLTGLALNPQISPAVIHQMEAEFGLDQPLLIRYFRWLWEVAHLNLGVSLAYRVDVTGLIAGRALNTVILALASMLFSWALAIPIGIVVAMRQNSILDRTLSFFSFLGMSVPAFFLAFLGMDFALRTGWFPVGGSFSPDYANLDAWNRLADRVNHLILPAAILGLAGMASLMRLMRSQILEIKNADFVRTARAKGLPESRVIYIHVLRNALNPFVTMAGYALADLLSGAALVESVMNLQGLGLLLLNAVRSLDVPLVMGSVLMGTVLLLLGNLLADLALVAVDPRVDFATLASQ, encoded by the coding sequence ATGATTCGATTTTTGCTCAAACGCCTCCTTCTGATGATCCCGCTGATTCTCGGGATCACCTTCATCTCGTTCTGCGCGATGTCACTGGTGCCGGGCAATTTCCTCACCGGGCTCGCGCTTAATCCACAAATCTCACCGGCGGTGATTCATCAGATGGAGGCCGAGTTCGGCCTCGATCAACCGCTGTTGATCCGCTACTTCCGCTGGCTGTGGGAGGTCGCGCATCTGAATCTGGGCGTCTCGCTCGCCTATCGCGTGGACGTGACCGGCCTGATCGCTGGACGCGCCCTCAACACCGTTATCCTGGCGCTCGCGAGCATGCTGTTCTCGTGGGCCCTCGCGATTCCGATCGGTATCGTCGTCGCGATGCGGCAGAACTCGATCCTCGATCGGACGCTGTCTTTTTTCAGCTTTCTCGGGATGTCGGTGCCGGCTTTTTTCCTGGCCTTTCTCGGGATGGACTTCGCGCTGCGCACCGGATGGTTTCCGGTAGGCGGCAGCTTCTCGCCCGATTACGCGAACCTCGATGCCTGGAACCGGCTAGCCGACCGCGTCAACCATCTGATTCTGCCCGCCGCGATCCTGGGTCTGGCCGGGATGGCCTCCCTGATGCGCCTGATGCGCTCGCAGATCCTCGAAATCAAGAACGCCGATTTTGTCCGCACGGCACGCGCCAAGGGTCTGCCCGAGTCGCGCGTGATTTACATACACGTGCTGCGCAACGCGCTGAATCCCTTCGTCACGATGGCTGGCTATGCGCTGGCTGATCTGTTGAGCGGCGCCGCGCTGGTCGAGTCCGTCATGAACCTGCAGGGCCTCGGCCTGCTGCTGCTCAACGCCGTGCGCTCGCTCGATGTTCCGCTCGTCATGGGTTCAGTGCTGATGGGCACGGTGCTGCTGCTGCTCGGGAATCTGCTTGCCGATCTCGCGCTCGTCGCGGTCGATCCGCGAGTGGATTTCGCAACCCTGGCGTCACAATGA
- a CDS encoding ABC transporter substrate-binding protein yields the protein MRSYQFPGIAILMLAALLSAGCRVNRPAINHAAAQILYDSMTSDPNTFNPVLVTDGASNEAIGDLFEGLTKEDPKTTLIEPDLAEKWELSDGGKTITFHLRHDVKWSDGVPFTARDVLFTMRVIYDPRVPNSESFVLTVDGQPIKAEAPDDYTVVMRLPRLFAPLLNSIGFAIIPEHSLKDALAAGKFNRTWGIDTPANRLVSLGAYQMLRYVPGQQIAFARYRSYWMRATDGRALPLLHGQTLLIVPDRNAQYLRFVGGLTDTYSPRPEEVFSLREQAAALGITIQPVGIDTGSLFFAFNRNPRRYVHNNVTDPRYRWFTDINFMRALAHAVDKAGMINLCFRGLAIPAVSDISPENKIFYNPNLKDYDYDLALAGRMLDEAGYRMLRPGVRGDPQGHPLVFDLTTSTGDESVRGEMCVIFKQDLEQLGIKVNYRPLEFITLVKRIESSFDWDCMLMGFSGGGVEPNNGANFLRSSGNLHIWNPSEPKPATPWEAEIDRLLDEGTRVMDPHARAPYYWRIQQILHDQLPIIETVRQRRFAAYRNQLENYIPTVWGLYEPEYIEFRN from the coding sequence TTGCGTTCCTATCAGTTTCCCGGGATCGCAATCCTGATGCTCGCCGCCCTGCTGAGCGCCGGATGCCGCGTCAATCGTCCGGCGATTAATCATGCTGCGGCGCAAATTCTCTATGACTCGATGACCAGCGACCCCAACACCTTCAACCCGGTCCTGGTCACCGACGGGGCTTCGAATGAAGCGATCGGCGATCTGTTCGAAGGGCTGACTAAAGAAGATCCAAAAACCACATTGATCGAGCCTGACCTCGCGGAGAAATGGGAGCTGAGCGACGGCGGCAAGACGATCACGTTCCATCTGCGCCACGACGTGAAATGGTCCGACGGTGTGCCCTTCACCGCGCGCGACGTGCTCTTCACGATGCGCGTGATCTACGATCCGCGCGTACCGAACAGCGAAAGTTTTGTGCTGACCGTTGACGGCCAGCCGATCAAAGCCGAGGCGCCCGACGATTACACCGTCGTGATGCGCTTGCCGCGCCTCTTCGCGCCGCTGCTCAATTCCATCGGCTTTGCGATCATTCCCGAGCACTCGCTCAAAGATGCGCTCGCCGCCGGCAAGTTCAATCGCACCTGGGGGATCGATACTCCCGCCAACCGGCTGGTCTCGCTGGGCGCCTACCAGATGCTCCGTTACGTGCCGGGCCAGCAAATCGCTTTTGCCCGCTATCGGTCCTACTGGATGCGCGCCACCGACGGCCGCGCGCTACCCCTCCTGCACGGCCAGACGTTGCTGATCGTGCCCGATCGCAATGCCCAGTACTTGCGCTTTGTCGGCGGCCTGACCGACACTTACTCGCCGCGCCCCGAAGAGGTCTTCAGCCTGCGCGAACAAGCCGCGGCGCTCGGGATTACGATCCAACCCGTCGGCATTGATACCGGTTCGCTATTCTTTGCCTTCAACCGGAATCCACGGCGGTACGTTCACAATAATGTCACCGACCCGCGCTACCGCTGGTTCACCGATATAAATTTCATGCGCGCGCTCGCCCACGCGGTCGATAAGGCGGGAATGATCAATCTCTGTTTCCGCGGACTGGCTATTCCGGCGGTTAGCGACATCTCGCCGGAGAACAAAATCTTCTATAACCCGAACCTCAAGGATTACGACTATGATTTGGCCCTGGCTGGACGGATGCTCGACGAAGCTGGTTACCGGATGCTGCGGCCGGGCGTGCGCGGCGACCCGCAAGGCCATCCGCTGGTCTTCGATCTCACGACTTCAACCGGCGATGAATCGGTGCGCGGCGAAATGTGCGTCATCTTCAAACAGGATCTCGAACAGTTGGGCATCAAGGTCAACTACCGCCCGCTGGAATTCATCACGCTGGTCAAACGGATTGAATCAAGCTTTGACTGGGATTGCATGCTGATGGGCTTTAGCGGCGGCGGGGTCGAGCCCAACAACGGCGCCAACTTTCTGCGCTCTTCCGGCAATCTGCATATCTGGAATCCGTCGGAGCCCAAGCCCGCGACGCCATGGGAAGCCGAGATCGATCGGCTGCTCGACGAGGGCACGCGGGTAATGGATCCGCATGCACGTGCCCCATACTATTGGCGAATTCAGCAAATCCTGCATGACCAGTTGCCGATTATCGAGACCGTGCGCCAACGCCGCTTCGCCGCCTACCGCAATCAGCTTGAGAATTATATCCCGACTGTCTGGGGGCTCTACGAGCCCGAGTATATCGAGTTCCGCAACTGA
- a CDS encoding tetratricopeptide repeat protein has product MSRGYGSVGHGRKMIMQSPWRSIAAALALATVAGCAGLHVFGGPPSPGGGLGQHPFGAAPAVDIPASAYAMGAYLKAEMATANGDHQEAFREYEAAVKYDPNNAALRVKLADLYVHEGRLKDALEQTNAAIKLDPNYLRAQLLDAGISSALGDDEAARARYQTVIEQAPKTQEAYLFLGTLAAKNGDYAKAEQIFNQLIAEDPSSFLGYYYAGRVTLAAKRYDDADRYYQKALALSPQSQLLLMDIAVLRELQNRPAEASNIYHKILQSDPNNDEARKRLADLYGGDAKLEAALAELQRQEQLETTPADTRTKIGLLFFERGDFDRAATEFNLVLGAEPDNYRVRYYLGVVYTELEEYQQALVEFDKIPQSDERFPEARLQQAYIYDKQGEYDQAIAKLNDALRVKPNDTEIMGFLVGLYQEKKDYPSAIALAQKMVGLDPRDDKFRFTLGALYDENKQKDLGVAEMRQAIALNPKNAAALNYLGYTYAESGARLDEAEKLIKRALVIEPEDGFYVDSLGWVYYQKGDYRKAVEELERAVNLTSSDPTITEHLGDAYAKAGKPDDARHQYEDALVKAADAEQATRLKAKLMALGDTERRAAH; this is encoded by the coding sequence ATGTCACGGGGTTATGGCTCGGTGGGTCATGGCCGCAAAATGATAATGCAGTCGCCCTGGAGATCGATAGCTGCCGCGCTCGCGCTGGCGACCGTCGCAGGATGCGCCGGGCTTCACGTCTTCGGCGGCCCACCGTCGCCGGGCGGCGGCCTCGGGCAGCATCCGTTCGGCGCCGCACCGGCAGTGGATATTCCCGCGTCAGCCTATGCAATGGGCGCTTACCTGAAGGCTGAGATGGCGACCGCGAACGGCGATCACCAAGAGGCTTTTCGCGAATACGAGGCCGCGGTCAAGTACGACCCGAATAACGCCGCCTTGCGGGTGAAGCTCGCTGATCTCTACGTGCATGAAGGCCGCCTTAAGGACGCGCTCGAGCAGACCAATGCGGCAATCAAGCTTGATCCCAACTACCTGCGCGCGCAATTGCTCGACGCTGGGATTAGCTCGGCGCTCGGCGACGACGAGGCGGCGCGCGCGCGCTATCAGACGGTGATCGAGCAGGCCCCGAAGACGCAGGAGGCCTATCTTTTTCTGGGCACGCTGGCGGCCAAGAATGGCGACTACGCCAAGGCCGAGCAGATCTTCAATCAGCTCATCGCCGAGGATCCGTCGTCGTTTCTCGGCTACTACTATGCGGGCCGCGTCACGCTCGCGGCGAAGCGTTATGACGACGCCGATCGTTACTATCAGAAAGCGCTGGCGCTGAGCCCACAATCGCAACTGCTGCTGATGGACATCGCGGTCTTGCGCGAGTTGCAGAACCGGCCCGCTGAAGCGAGCAATATCTACCACAAAATTCTGCAATCGGATCCCAATAACGATGAGGCGCGCAAGCGCCTGGCCGATCTCTATGGCGGGGACGCGAAGCTCGAAGCGGCGCTGGCGGAACTGCAGCGCCAGGAGCAGCTCGAAACCACGCCGGCTGACACCCGCACCAAGATCGGCCTGCTGTTTTTCGAGCGCGGCGACTTCGATCGGGCAGCGACCGAATTCAACCTGGTGCTCGGCGCCGAGCCCGACAACTACCGCGTGCGCTACTACCTCGGAGTGGTTTACACGGAACTCGAGGAGTACCAGCAGGCGCTCGTCGAGTTTGACAAAATTCCGCAAAGTGACGAACGCTTCCCCGAAGCGCGCCTGCAGCAGGCGTACATCTATGACAAGCAGGGCGAATACGATCAGGCGATTGCGAAACTGAACGACGCGCTGCGGGTTAAGCCCAATGACACCGAGATCATGGGCTTCCTGGTCGGCCTCTATCAGGAGAAAAAAGACTACCCTAGCGCGATCGCGCTCGCCCAGAAAATGGTCGGCCTCGATCCGCGCGACGACAAGTTCCGCTTCACCCTCGGCGCGCTCTACGACGAGAACAAGCAAAAGGACCTCGGGGTGGCGGAGATGCGCCAGGCGATCGCGCTGAATCCCAAAAACGCGGCGGCGCTGAATTACCTAGGTTATACCTACGCGGAATCCGGCGCGCGGCTCGACGAGGCCGAAAAACTGATCAAGCGCGCGCTCGTGATCGAGCCTGAGGACGGTTTCTACGTGGACAGCCTGGGTTGGGTTTACTATCAGAAGGGCGATTACCGCAAAGCGGTAGAGGAACTCGAACGCGCGGTCAATCTCACCAGTAGCGACCCGACCATCACGGAGCATCTCGGCGACGCCTACGCCAAAGCTGGCAAACCCGACGACGCCCGCCATCAGTATGAGGACGCTCTCGTCAAGGCGGCGGACGCCGAGCAGGCGACGCGGCTCAAGGCCAAGCTGATGGCGCTCGGCGATACGGAACGACGCGCCGCGCACTGA
- a CDS encoding DUF4292 domain-containing protein encodes MGRGVRIHRFAWIALPAAVTLLTACATQSATPAAAPAPASAELAILDARERNLTALQTPAIMEYMGPGGHFKAREQITVRRPSSLRVEALTPLGIALVVAAGPTEIAVFDPSKNTITRGAATAATLELVARIPLNPAQAVRLLLALPPDDAALDSAPTSSSEDNGATLLKYSRAEDGRIEIAIAAGDLAMVREIAADGALVYEVRYSDYRDIGAMRFPYTIAANFAPSATTLNLHYERPLIDGAIPDADFVLAPGPQTRELRLGFNSITEPRG; translated from the coding sequence ATGGGCCGCGGGGTCAGGATTCATCGCTTCGCCTGGATTGCGCTGCCGGCCGCAGTAACGCTGCTTACGGCTTGCGCCACGCAGTCAGCGACTCCGGCTGCCGCGCCCGCTCCGGCCAGCGCGGAGCTCGCTATCCTCGACGCGCGGGAGCGCAATCTGACCGCGTTGCAGACTCCCGCAATTATGGAATACATGGGCCCGGGCGGCCACTTTAAGGCGCGCGAGCAGATTACCGTGCGGCGACCGTCGAGCTTGCGGGTCGAGGCGCTGACGCCGTTGGGCATAGCTCTGGTCGTCGCCGCCGGTCCGACTGAGATAGCGGTATTCGATCCGTCGAAAAATACGATCACGCGCGGCGCGGCGACCGCGGCGACGCTCGAGCTGGTCGCGCGCATCCCGTTGAATCCGGCGCAGGCGGTCCGCCTCCTGCTAGCACTTCCACCGGACGACGCGGCCCTCGATTCGGCGCCAACTTCCTCCAGCGAGGATAACGGCGCAACGCTGCTCAAGTACTCGCGCGCAGAGGACGGCCGGATCGAAATTGCGATCGCCGCCGGCGACCTCGCGATGGTGCGTGAGATCGCGGCCGACGGTGCGCTAGTCTACGAAGTGCGTTACAGCGACTATCGCGATATCGGGGCGATGCGCTTTCCTTACACAATCGCCGCGAACTTCGCACCCTCGGCGACCACGCTGAATTTGCACTACGAGCGCCCGCTGATCGACGGCGCGATTCCTGACGCCGATTTCGTATTGGCACCCGGCCCGCAGACCCGGGAATTGCGACTCGGCTTCAACTCGATTACCGAGCCGCGCGGCTGA
- a CDS encoding NUDIX hydrolase has protein sequence MKARRWETLASEQVYSTPIFDLHRRKSGHPTRGDRHFYVLEAPAWVNIIPLTSKREVVMVRQYRHGISGFTLEIPGGMVDPEDRTPAIAARREMVEETGYDGGRVIALGKVHPNPAIQPNICYSFFARDVRPVGGPHADPEGSEETEVTLVPLTQIKGLIASGKITHALVIAAFSFFHVYNPPPRATSKS, from the coding sequence ATGAAGGCTCGGCGTTGGGAAACGCTCGCCAGCGAGCAGGTCTACAGCACGCCGATTTTCGATCTCCATCGGCGCAAATCGGGCCATCCGACGCGCGGTGATCGCCACTTCTATGTGCTTGAGGCGCCGGCCTGGGTGAATATCATCCCGCTGACCTCCAAGCGCGAGGTGGTGATGGTGCGGCAGTATCGTCACGGTATCAGCGGGTTTACGCTTGAGATTCCGGGCGGGATGGTTGATCCGGAAGATCGGACGCCGGCGATCGCGGCGCGGCGGGAGATGGTCGAGGAGACCGGCTACGACGGCGGCCGGGTAATCGCGCTGGGCAAGGTGCATCCTAATCCGGCCATCCAGCCGAACATCTGCTACTCGTTCTTCGCGCGCGACGTGCGCCCGGTGGGCGGTCCGCACGCCGATCCAGAAGGTTCGGAGGAGACCGAAGTAACGCTCGTGCCGCTGACGCAAATCAAGGGGCTGATCGCGTCAGGCAAAATCACGCATGCACTCGTGATCGCAGCCTTTTCATTTTTTCACGTCTACAATCCGCCGCCCCGCGCCACCTCGAAGTCCTGA
- a CDS encoding APC family permease — protein MTLASTSQPQLPHRIGLLPLICLIYLVVSGGAYGIEDAVGLAGPRLTLLLCAIIPLTLSLPTALMAAELTALIPFEGGFYFWVKEALGPFAGFAEVWLTLLFAAVDTAIYPVLFATYLAFLIPLGAAGQLVLEIALVWCSGLLNLLGVRVVGNSSIILTTALLAPFVAMVLVGAPHLIHWRMPLEPHGSRDFLAALGGGLTVVMWNYGGWENLSVVAGEIQAPQRNYLRAITIAIPLVALGYLLPLGVTLAGASAAAQWRAGWFAAEGVRLGGPLLGTAISVGGAISAFALFEAAILWVSRLPFVLAGEGYLPRALAAMSDKRDVPARSILVCCVVFTLLAPLGFMNLVVLDVFFYMLALVLEMAALIRLRRLQPQRRGLFVIGGGRLGLYVVAAAPLLTWLATFGLIATHGARQIDLIVALAMALAVLPAYAFLRRYYGGPLPKKPQDFEVARGGGL, from the coding sequence ATGACGCTCGCCTCAACCTCCCAGCCGCAACTGCCCCATCGCATCGGCCTGCTCCCGCTGATCTGCCTCATCTATCTGGTCGTCAGCGGCGGCGCCTATGGGATCGAAGACGCTGTCGGCCTCGCCGGACCGCGGCTAACGCTGCTCCTGTGCGCAATAATCCCGCTCACCCTCAGCCTGCCGACAGCCCTGATGGCCGCGGAACTGACCGCTTTGATTCCATTCGAGGGCGGCTTTTACTTCTGGGTCAAGGAGGCGCTGGGACCGTTCGCCGGGTTCGCCGAGGTCTGGCTGACGCTGCTCTTCGCTGCGGTGGATACGGCGATCTATCCGGTCCTGTTCGCCACGTATCTGGCCTTTTTGATCCCGCTTGGCGCCGCCGGCCAGTTGGTCTTGGAGATCGCACTGGTCTGGTGCTCGGGACTCTTGAACCTGCTGGGCGTCCGCGTCGTCGGCAATAGCTCGATTATTCTTACAACTGCGCTGCTGGCACCATTCGTCGCGATGGTGCTCGTCGGCGCGCCGCACCTGATCCACTGGCGGATGCCCCTGGAGCCGCACGGTTCGCGCGACTTTCTCGCGGCGCTCGGCGGCGGCCTTACGGTCGTGATGTGGAATTACGGCGGATGGGAAAATCTCAGTGTCGTAGCCGGCGAAATCCAGGCGCCCCAGCGCAACTACCTGCGCGCGATCACGATCGCGATTCCGCTGGTCGCCCTCGGCTATCTTCTGCCGCTTGGCGTCACGCTCGCGGGCGCGAGCGCGGCGGCGCAGTGGCGCGCCGGATGGTTCGCCGCGGAGGGTGTTCGGCTGGGCGGCCCGCTTCTCGGGACGGCCATCAGCGTCGGCGGCGCTATCTCGGCCTTCGCGCTGTTCGAGGCCGCGATACTCTGGGTCTCGCGCCTGCCCTTCGTGCTGGCCGGCGAGGGTTATCTACCCCGCGCGCTGGCGGCAATGTCAGACAAGCGCGACGTCCCGGCGCGTTCGATCCTCGTCTGCTGCGTGGTTTTCACCCTGCTCGCGCCGCTTGGCTTCATGAATCTGGTGGTGCTCGACGTCTTTTTCTACATGCTGGCACTGGTCCTCGAAATGGCGGCGCTGATTCGGCTGCGCCGCCTGCAGCCGCAGCGCCGCGGACTCTTTGTGATCGGCGGCGGCAGGCTTGGACTCTACGTAGTCGCCGCCGCGCCGCTACTGACCTGGCTCGCGACCTTTGGCCTGATCGCCACCCACGGAGCGCGGCAGATCGATCTCATCGTCGCGCTCGCGATGGCCCTCGCGGTTCTGCCGGCCTACGCATTTCTGCGCCGCTATTATGGCGGCCCACTCCCGAAAAAGCCTCAGGACTTCGAGGTGGCGCGGGGCGGCGGATTGTAG
- a CDS encoding ABC transporter permease has translation MSALPKPIAFEPAPARDGLIAGLGREWGVARWPARLSIICLLIFYLFAAASPVIAPYDPAYQYRNLPDCPPMTLHLSRGADRDRGFFFAYPLTMVDPLARRFTEDHSRKTFIRFFHDGRLFTTADASMPFFILGSEGLGRDLFSRIVYGARVSMSIGLVGVFISFSLGIFVGAFSGYMGGWTDNLIMRWCEIEMSLPQFYFLLALAAVIPSGLSTVTTFFMIVAIMSFIGWAGFARVIRGMAAAVRTAPFVDAGRALGGSRMRILRRHVIPSMLGFAAINASLAIPGYILGESALSLLGLGIQEPASSWGNLLSQAMDPQNIEHYPWVLIPGLFISAAVMSFNFLGDHLRDRLDPGNLR, from the coding sequence ATGAGCGCCCTGCCCAAGCCAATCGCTTTCGAGCCAGCCCCAGCCCGCGACGGCCTGATCGCGGGACTCGGCCGGGAATGGGGTGTCGCGCGCTGGCCCGCGCGGCTCTCGATCATCTGTCTCCTGATCTTCTATCTTTTCGCCGCGGCCTCGCCCGTGATAGCGCCATACGACCCGGCCTATCAGTACCGCAATCTGCCCGACTGTCCGCCGATGACGCTGCATCTCAGCCGCGGCGCCGATCGCGATCGCGGTTTCTTCTTTGCCTACCCGCTGACGATGGTCGATCCGCTGGCGCGGCGCTTCACCGAGGATCACAGCCGCAAAACCTTCATCCGGTTTTTTCACGATGGCCGGCTCTTCACCACCGCCGACGCCTCGATGCCGTTTTTTATCCTCGGCAGTGAAGGGCTTGGTCGCGACCTCTTTTCACGCATCGTCTATGGCGCACGCGTCAGCATGAGTATCGGGCTGGTCGGCGTGTTCATCAGCTTCTCGCTCGGCATTTTTGTCGGCGCCTTCTCGGGCTACATGGGCGGGTGGACCGACAACCTGATTATGCGTTGGTGCGAGATCGAGATGTCGCTGCCGCAGTTCTATTTCCTGCTCGCGCTGGCGGCCGTGATCCCTTCGGGGCTGAGCACCGTCACAACCTTCTTCATGATCGTCGCGATCATGTCCTTCATCGGCTGGGCGGGCTTCGCGCGGGTGATCCGCGGGATGGCGGCGGCCGTCAGAACGGCGCCGTTCGTCGATGCGGGACGGGCGCTCGGCGGCTCGCGGATGCGGATTCTGCGCCGCCACGTGATTCCCTCGATGCTCGGCTTTGCCGCGATCAACGCCTCGCTCGCGATTCCGGGCTATATCCTCGGCGAGAGCGCGCTGTCGCTGCTGGGACTGGGTATTCAGGAGCCGGCGTCAAGTTGGGGGAATCTGCTGTCGCAGGCGATGGACCCGCAGAATATCGAGCACTATCCCTGGGTGCTGATCCCGGGCCTCTTCATCTCCGCCGCGGTGATGTCGTTCAATTTCCTCGGCGATCATTTGCGGGATCGTCTCGACCCCGGCAATCTGCGTTAA
- a CDS encoding DUF933 domain-containing protein, whose amino-acid sequence MKTGIIGGRGVGKSMVFHALTGLAPLPGHADARNRARPGQLKVADERLDFLEVTYGSKKKVEIELTVLDFAPNPKEQKEGAALDPSLLPLIRDLDALLIVVPEFAGKQMPLAETVASVEAELVFADYEQAERRGERLKKEKGQTDFERAALDKCLKWLEAGRPLRLLELTAQELQAFASFGFVSRKPALAVVNCEVDRALAESSPADQKIVTEHGLDFLRLAAAFEAELWELDAVSQREMLAEAGLAAPARDRLITALFRHLGLMTFYTAGEPEAHAWPLPRGASALEAAGRIHSDIARGFIRAEVVGYEDFAVLRSDAKVKEAGKLRLEGRDYVMRDGDIIHIRFKV is encoded by the coding sequence GTGAAGACCGGAATTATCGGCGGGCGGGGCGTCGGCAAATCGATGGTGTTTCATGCCCTTACTGGACTCGCTCCACTGCCCGGGCACGCGGACGCGCGCAATCGCGCCCGCCCCGGACAGCTCAAGGTTGCCGACGAGCGCCTCGATTTTCTCGAAGTCACCTACGGGTCGAAAAAGAAAGTCGAGATCGAATTGACCGTCCTCGACTTCGCGCCGAATCCGAAGGAGCAAAAGGAAGGCGCCGCGCTCGATCCGAGCCTGCTGCCACTGATCCGCGACCTCGACGCCCTGCTGATCGTCGTGCCGGAGTTTGCGGGCAAGCAGATGCCGCTGGCGGAGACGGTCGCCAGCGTCGAGGCCGAATTGGTCTTCGCCGATTATGAGCAGGCGGAGCGCCGGGGCGAGCGCCTCAAAAAAGAGAAGGGGCAGACCGATTTCGAGCGCGCGGCGCTCGACAAATGCCTCAAATGGCTCGAAGCCGGACGGCCCTTGCGGCTGCTCGAATTGACCGCGCAGGAACTCCAGGCTTTTGCCAGCTTCGGCTTTGTCTCACGCAAGCCGGCACTCGCGGTGGTCAACTGCGAGGTCGATCGCGCACTGGCTGAGTCCTCACCTGCGGATCAGAAAATCGTCACTGAGCACGGACTCGATTTCTTGCGGCTGGCCGCGGCCTTTGAGGCTGAGCTTTGGGAGCTCGACGCGGTCAGCCAGCGCGAGATGCTCGCAGAGGCCGGGCTCGCTGCGCCGGCGCGCGACCGCCTGATAACGGCGCTCTTTCGTCATCTCGGCCTGATGACTTTTTATACTGCGGGAGAGCCCGAGGCCCATGCCTGGCCGCTGCCGCGCGGAGCCTCCGCGCTGGAGGCGGCCGGACGGATCCACAGCGATATCGCGCGCGGCTTTATCCGCGCCGAGGTCGTCGGCTACGAGGATTTCGCCGTGCTGCGGTCCGACGCCAAGGTCAAGGAAGCCGGCAAGCTGCGCCTCGAGGGCCGCGACTACGTCATGCGCGACGGCGACATTATCCATATCCGCTTTAAGGTTTGA
- a CDS encoding methyltransferase, which yields MSNSNPDPQNAVALFRMANGYVAAQALYVAADLGLADYLTHGALTAQELASKTGSHPDALARLLRALVAFGILNGDAEERFTLAPIAEFLRSDLPGSMRSAVRFVADPSTWRAWENLPHSIRTAEPAFDHAWGMSIFEYSQRHPDFSRIFDEAMEGLSTLGSAAVLAAYDFSQFRTLVDVGGGNGALLATLLRQHGALRGKLADLPHVVSRAAEVLNRAGVANRCEIIGCDFFETVPSGGDAYVLKSILHDWDDTHAMKILRNCHRAMTPSSTLLLLERVLPEQPAVEAALRYLIDLTMLVMTPGGRERTPAEFRKLLEGADFGFLGITPTGGPYDIVTARKI from the coding sequence ATGTCGAACAGCAATCCTGACCCGCAAAATGCCGTTGCGCTTTTCCGGATGGCTAACGGTTATGTCGCCGCGCAAGCCCTGTATGTCGCCGCCGACCTTGGCCTCGCCGACTACCTGACCCACGGGGCGCTGACCGCGCAGGAACTCGCCAGCAAAACCGGCTCGCATCCCGACGCCCTCGCCCGCCTGCTCCGCGCGCTCGTCGCATTCGGGATACTAAATGGTGACGCCGAGGAGCGCTTCACGCTGGCCCCGATTGCTGAGTTCCTTCGCAGCGATCTCCCCGGCTCGATGCGCTCCGCCGTCCGATTTGTTGCGGACCCGTCGACTTGGCGAGCGTGGGAAAATCTGCCACACAGCATCCGCACAGCCGAGCCCGCCTTTGATCACGCATGGGGGATGTCCATCTTTGAGTATTCGCAGCGTCATCCCGACTTCTCAAGAATTTTTGACGAAGCAATGGAAGGACTGTCTACGCTAGGGTCGGCAGCCGTTCTGGCCGCATATGACTTTTCCCAGTTTCGCACGCTCGTCGATGTTGGCGGCGGGAACGGCGCTTTGCTGGCGACACTGCTGCGTCAGCACGGCGCTTTGCGCGGAAAGCTCGCCGATCTCCCGCATGTCGTGAGCCGCGCCGCCGAGGTCCTTAATCGTGCCGGCGTCGCCAATCGATGCGAGATTATTGGTTGTGACTTTTTTGAGACCGTGCCTTCCGGCGGGGATGCCTACGTGCTCAAAAGCATCCTCCACGATTGGGACGACACCCACGCGATGAAGATCCTGCGGAACTGTCACCGTGCGATGACGCCCTCATCGACTTTATTGCTACTCGAACGCGTGCTTCCCGAGCAGCCCGCTGTGGAAGCCGCGCTGCGCTATCTTATCGATCTGACTATGCTGGTTATGACCCCAGGAGGCCGCGAGCGCACGCCCGCCGAGTTTCGTAAGCTGCTCGAAGGCGCAGATTTCGGGTTCCTCGGTATTACGCCCACCGGCGGTCCCTACGATATTGTCACCGCTCGCAAAATCTAG